One genomic window of Magnolia sinica isolate HGM2019 chromosome 3, MsV1, whole genome shotgun sequence includes the following:
- the LOC131238964 gene encoding cytochrome b561 and DOMON domain-containing protein At3g07570-like, whose amino-acid sequence MQFLSICLLVFGYSFLVNSQLDSCNSSLSLNEVVTFNTTSLRCTTVWDSHGFIVRYARSGMNLWSFILSAPNPNSYIAIGFSTDGNMVGSSAIVGWMGINGTGVIKQYDLKGTRESQVSPDQGSLQLVNGSMAIISRPSILYLVFQLISVQPQSRLIYAVGPTNGVPSSNNILSEHQDKASTYFDYVQGKSTIEGSHDTLRKSHGIVNMLGWGILIPIGALIARYFKEWDPAWFYAHISIQTVGFILGLAGIITGFSLDGKLSSDVGPHKALGVLVLVNGCLQVTAFLIRPDKESKARIYWNWWHSNVGRVLIGVAIGNVFYGISLGGGGSSWNIGYGVVIAAWLVLAIALEVRMYKKK is encoded by the exons ATGCAATTCCTTTCAATATGTTTGTTGGTGTTTGGGTATTCTTTCCTTGTGAATTCACAATTAGATTCATGCAATTCCAGTCTCAGCTTGAATGAGGTTGTGACCTTCAACACAACTTCTCTACGTTGCACTACTGTTTGGGACTCTCATGGTTTCATTGTCCGG TATGCACGTAGTGGTATGAACTTGTGGAGCTTCATCCTATCGGCGCCGAATCCTAATTCATACATTGCAATTGGATTCTCAACGGATGGAAACATGGTCGGGAGTAGTGCGATCGTGGGGTGGATGGGAATAAACGGTACCGGAGTAATCAAGCAGTATGATTTGAAGGGTACCAGGGAGAGTCAGGTGAGCCCTGATCAAGGGAGCCTACAACTTGTCAATGGTTCGATGGCGATCATATCAAGACCGTCGATTTTGTACCTTGTCTTCCAATTGATCAGTGTCCAACCTCAATCAAGGCTGATTTATGCGGTGGGACCCACGAATGGAGTGCCCTCGTCGAACAACATTTTGTCCGAGCATCAGGATAAGGCGTCCACGTACTTTGATTACGTGCAAG GTAAAAGTACAATAGAAGGTTCACATGATACACTGAGGAAGAGCCATGGGATAGTGAATATGTTGGGGTGGGGTATCCTAATCCCAATAGGGGCCCTGATTGCTCGCTATTTCAAGGAGTGGGACCCAGCTTGGTTTTACGCTCacatttccatccaaaccgttggtttTATCCTGGGATTAGCAGGTATCATCACTGGGTTTAGCCTAGATGGTAAGCTCTCCTCCGACGTTGGGCCTCACAAGGCCCTTGGGGTCTTGGTCCTCGTGAATGGATGCCTCCAG GTCACGGCATTTCTGATACGACCGGACAAGGAATCAAAGGCACGGATCTACTGGAATTGGTGGCACTCCAATGTAGGGAGAGTGTTGATTGGGGTTGCAATAGGGAATGTATTCTATGGTATATCTCTCGGAGGAGGAGGAAGTTCTTGGAATATTGGTTATGGGGTCGTTATTGCAGCTTGGCTTGTTCTTGCCATTGCTTTGGAAGTGAGAATGTACAAGAAAAAATGA